A window of Primulina tabacum isolate GXHZ01 chromosome 4, ASM2559414v2, whole genome shotgun sequence contains these coding sequences:
- the LOC142542282 gene encoding TITAN-like protein isoform X1 has product MNELQSTNPSEGLSGSTMDRKKKSDEQQLQFQFCEVCKLNHNQGRRHIYFPNHKTSLRLLLARFQSRLSGVRFFLRTPTPVLPEHAQTSRLWCVFCDCDVVELGSPFACGNAIEHLASGEHCRRVKRFIGKYGGGMDRLDLFRISEADFDKWEKKCKSLKTVAAKSGSVGPVIGPLNNIHNELNPDNVNSFLKNNVSSLNFSVTNDVVPLQRYTNERDQISCSELSSMSEIGSSSCSLVDAQVGDIPVLKVSKGCMIDQRSFNSLHRECPSYGPYCNGSQVPPGISIAIGESKTQGYLTQISHIPHKGTDGNVHTGAPPPWFDVSQGNQLDSTRRPEPGNLISPKIGKSSRLNPKRVGAAWAERRKLELELEKRGEPLTNTFNANWLPNFGRVWQAGTRKESRKEFQMENTLSYKEDVESENRMPLQPYISKKMRRDTS; this is encoded by the exons ATGAATGAATTGCAGTCCACGAACCCTAGCGAAGGCCTCTCCGGCTCCACCATGGATCGGAAAAAGAAAAGCGATGAGCAGCAGCTACAATTCCAGTTCTGCGAGGTCTGCAAACTAAATCACAATCAGGGTCGCCGCCATATCTACTTCCCCAACCACAAGACCTCGCTTCGCCTGCTCCTCGCGCGCTTCCAGTCTAGACTCTCCGGCGTCAGGTTCTTCCTCAGAACCCCAACCCCTGTACTTCCTGAACACGCGCAGACCAGCCGATTGTGGTGTGTCTTCTGTGATTGTGATGTTGTCGAGCTGGGGAGCCCCTTTGCATG TGGGAATGCGATCGAGCACTTGGCCAGCGGGGAGCATTGCAGGAGAGTGAAGAGGTTCATTGGGAAATATGGAGGTGGAATGGACCGTCTGGACTTGTTTAGAATTTCTGAGGCGGATTTTGATAAG TGGGAGAAGAAATGCAAGTCATTGAAGACTGTAGCCGCCAAATCGGGGTCTGTTGGACCTGTCATTGGACCATTGAATAATATCCACAATGAACTGAACCCTGACAATGTTAatagttttcttaaaaataaTGTCAGTTCTCTTAATTTTAGTGTAACAAACGATGTTGTGCCTTTACAAAGATATACGAATGAAAGAGATCAAATATCCTGTTCAGAATTATCTTCTATGTCTGAGATTGGTTCTTCTTCATGCTCGCTTGTGGATGCACAAGTGGGAGACATACCGGTCTTGAAGGTTTCAAAAG GTTGCATGATCGACCAACGTTCCTTCAACTCTCTTCACAGGGAATGCCCTTCTTATGGACCTTATTGCAATGGTTCT CAGGTTCCCCCAGGAATATCAATAGCTATAGGAGAGAGCAAAACTCAGG GTTATCTCACGCAAATTTCTCATATTCCTCATAAAGGCACTGATGGAAATGTTCACACTGGAGCACCTCCTCCATGGTTTGATGTATCGCAAGGCAATCAGCTTGATTCTACTCGGAGACCAGAACCGGGCAACCTTATATCTCCTAAAATAGGAAAGTCATCAAGATTGAACCCAAAACGAGTTGGAGCTGCTTGGGCTGAGAGAAGAAAGCTCGAGTTGGAATTGGAAAAAAGAGGGGAGCCTTTGACTAACACTTTCAATGCTAATTGGCTTCCTAATTTTGGCAGAGTTTGGCAAGCCGGGACCAGAAAGGAATCTAGAAAAGAGTTCCAAATGGAGAATACATTGTCCTACAAGGAAGACGTTGAATCAGAGAATCGCATGCCATTACAGCCGTACATCAGTAAAAAAATG CGAAGAGACACGAGCTGA
- the LOC142542282 gene encoding TITAN-like protein isoform X3: MNELQSTNPSEGLSGSTMDRKKKSDEQQLQFQFCEVCKLNHNQGRRHIYFPNHKTSLRLLLARFQSRLSGVRFFLRTPTPVLPEHAQTSRLWCVFCDCDVVELGSPFACGNAIEHLASGEHCRRVKRFIGKYGGGMDRLDLFRISEADFDKWEKKCKSLKTVAAKSGSVGPVIGPLNNIHNELNPDNVNSFLKNNVSSLNFSVTNDVVPLQRYTNERDQISCSELSSMSEIGSSSCSLVDAQVGDIPVLKVSKGCMIDQRSFNSLHRECPSYGPYCNGSQVPPGISIAIGESKTQGTDGNVHTGAPPPWFDVSQGNQLDSTRRPEPGNLISPKIGKSSRLNPKRVGAAWAERRKLELELEKRGEPLTNTFNANWLPNFGRVWQAGTRKESRKEFQMENTLSYKEDVESENRMPLQPYISKKMRRDTS, translated from the exons ATGAATGAATTGCAGTCCACGAACCCTAGCGAAGGCCTCTCCGGCTCCACCATGGATCGGAAAAAGAAAAGCGATGAGCAGCAGCTACAATTCCAGTTCTGCGAGGTCTGCAAACTAAATCACAATCAGGGTCGCCGCCATATCTACTTCCCCAACCACAAGACCTCGCTTCGCCTGCTCCTCGCGCGCTTCCAGTCTAGACTCTCCGGCGTCAGGTTCTTCCTCAGAACCCCAACCCCTGTACTTCCTGAACACGCGCAGACCAGCCGATTGTGGTGTGTCTTCTGTGATTGTGATGTTGTCGAGCTGGGGAGCCCCTTTGCATG TGGGAATGCGATCGAGCACTTGGCCAGCGGGGAGCATTGCAGGAGAGTGAAGAGGTTCATTGGGAAATATGGAGGTGGAATGGACCGTCTGGACTTGTTTAGAATTTCTGAGGCGGATTTTGATAAG TGGGAGAAGAAATGCAAGTCATTGAAGACTGTAGCCGCCAAATCGGGGTCTGTTGGACCTGTCATTGGACCATTGAATAATATCCACAATGAACTGAACCCTGACAATGTTAatagttttcttaaaaataaTGTCAGTTCTCTTAATTTTAGTGTAACAAACGATGTTGTGCCTTTACAAAGATATACGAATGAAAGAGATCAAATATCCTGTTCAGAATTATCTTCTATGTCTGAGATTGGTTCTTCTTCATGCTCGCTTGTGGATGCACAAGTGGGAGACATACCGGTCTTGAAGGTTTCAAAAG GTTGCATGATCGACCAACGTTCCTTCAACTCTCTTCACAGGGAATGCCCTTCTTATGGACCTTATTGCAATGGTTCT CAGGTTCCCCCAGGAATATCAATAGCTATAGGAGAGAGCAAAACTCAGG GCACTGATGGAAATGTTCACACTGGAGCACCTCCTCCATGGTTTGATGTATCGCAAGGCAATCAGCTTGATTCTACTCGGAGACCAGAACCGGGCAACCTTATATCTCCTAAAATAGGAAAGTCATCAAGATTGAACCCAAAACGAGTTGGAGCTGCTTGGGCTGAGAGAAGAAAGCTCGAGTTGGAATTGGAAAAAAGAGGGGAGCCTTTGACTAACACTTTCAATGCTAATTGGCTTCCTAATTTTGGCAGAGTTTGGCAAGCCGGGACCAGAAAGGAATCTAGAAAAGAGTTCCAAATGGAGAATACATTGTCCTACAAGGAAGACGTTGAATCAGAGAATCGCATGCCATTACAGCCGTACATCAGTAAAAAAATG CGAAGAGACACGAGCTGA
- the LOC142542282 gene encoding TITAN-like protein isoform X4, with product MNELQSTNPSEGLSGSTMDRKKKSDEQQLQFQFCEVCKLNHNQGRRHIYFPNHKTSLRLLLARFQSRLSGVRFFLRTPTPVLPEHAQTSRLWCVFCDCDVVELGSPFACGNAIEHLASGEHCRRVKRFIGKYGGGMDRLDLFRISEADFDKWEKKCKSLKTVAAKSGSVGPVIGPLNNIHNELNPDNVNSFLKNNVSSLNFSVTNDVVPLQRYTNERDQISCSELSSMSEIGSSSCSLVDAQVGDIPVLKVSKGCMIDQRSFNSLHRECPSYGPYCNGSVPPGISIAIGESKTQGTDGNVHTGAPPPWFDVSQGNQLDSTRRPEPGNLISPKIGKSSRLNPKRVGAAWAERRKLELELEKRGEPLTNTFNANWLPNFGRVWQAGTRKESRKEFQMENTLSYKEDVESENRMPLQPYISKKMRRDTS from the exons ATGAATGAATTGCAGTCCACGAACCCTAGCGAAGGCCTCTCCGGCTCCACCATGGATCGGAAAAAGAAAAGCGATGAGCAGCAGCTACAATTCCAGTTCTGCGAGGTCTGCAAACTAAATCACAATCAGGGTCGCCGCCATATCTACTTCCCCAACCACAAGACCTCGCTTCGCCTGCTCCTCGCGCGCTTCCAGTCTAGACTCTCCGGCGTCAGGTTCTTCCTCAGAACCCCAACCCCTGTACTTCCTGAACACGCGCAGACCAGCCGATTGTGGTGTGTCTTCTGTGATTGTGATGTTGTCGAGCTGGGGAGCCCCTTTGCATG TGGGAATGCGATCGAGCACTTGGCCAGCGGGGAGCATTGCAGGAGAGTGAAGAGGTTCATTGGGAAATATGGAGGTGGAATGGACCGTCTGGACTTGTTTAGAATTTCTGAGGCGGATTTTGATAAG TGGGAGAAGAAATGCAAGTCATTGAAGACTGTAGCCGCCAAATCGGGGTCTGTTGGACCTGTCATTGGACCATTGAATAATATCCACAATGAACTGAACCCTGACAATGTTAatagttttcttaaaaataaTGTCAGTTCTCTTAATTTTAGTGTAACAAACGATGTTGTGCCTTTACAAAGATATACGAATGAAAGAGATCAAATATCCTGTTCAGAATTATCTTCTATGTCTGAGATTGGTTCTTCTTCATGCTCGCTTGTGGATGCACAAGTGGGAGACATACCGGTCTTGAAGGTTTCAAAAG GTTGCATGATCGACCAACGTTCCTTCAACTCTCTTCACAGGGAATGCCCTTCTTATGGACCTTATTGCAATGGTTCT GTTCCCCCAGGAATATCAATAGCTATAGGAGAGAGCAAAACTCAGG GCACTGATGGAAATGTTCACACTGGAGCACCTCCTCCATGGTTTGATGTATCGCAAGGCAATCAGCTTGATTCTACTCGGAGACCAGAACCGGGCAACCTTATATCTCCTAAAATAGGAAAGTCATCAAGATTGAACCCAAAACGAGTTGGAGCTGCTTGGGCTGAGAGAAGAAAGCTCGAGTTGGAATTGGAAAAAAGAGGGGAGCCTTTGACTAACACTTTCAATGCTAATTGGCTTCCTAATTTTGGCAGAGTTTGGCAAGCCGGGACCAGAAAGGAATCTAGAAAAGAGTTCCAAATGGAGAATACATTGTCCTACAAGGAAGACGTTGAATCAGAGAATCGCATGCCATTACAGCCGTACATCAGTAAAAAAATG CGAAGAGACACGAGCTGA
- the LOC142542282 gene encoding TITAN-like protein isoform X2 → MNELQSTNPSEGLSGSTMDRKKKSDEQQLQFQFCEVCKLNHNQGRRHIYFPNHKTSLRLLLARFQSRLSGVRFFLRTPTPVLPEHAQTSRLWCVFCDCDVVELGSPFACGNAIEHLASGEHCRRVKRFIGKYGGGMDRLDLFRISEADFDKWEKKCKSLKTVAAKSGSVGPVIGPLNNIHNELNPDNVNSFLKNNVSSLNFSVTNDVVPLQRYTNERDQISCSELSSMSEIGSSSCSLVDAQVGDIPVLKVSKGCMIDQRSFNSLHRECPSYGPYCNGSVPPGISIAIGESKTQGYLTQISHIPHKGTDGNVHTGAPPPWFDVSQGNQLDSTRRPEPGNLISPKIGKSSRLNPKRVGAAWAERRKLELELEKRGEPLTNTFNANWLPNFGRVWQAGTRKESRKEFQMENTLSYKEDVESENRMPLQPYISKKMRRDTS, encoded by the exons ATGAATGAATTGCAGTCCACGAACCCTAGCGAAGGCCTCTCCGGCTCCACCATGGATCGGAAAAAGAAAAGCGATGAGCAGCAGCTACAATTCCAGTTCTGCGAGGTCTGCAAACTAAATCACAATCAGGGTCGCCGCCATATCTACTTCCCCAACCACAAGACCTCGCTTCGCCTGCTCCTCGCGCGCTTCCAGTCTAGACTCTCCGGCGTCAGGTTCTTCCTCAGAACCCCAACCCCTGTACTTCCTGAACACGCGCAGACCAGCCGATTGTGGTGTGTCTTCTGTGATTGTGATGTTGTCGAGCTGGGGAGCCCCTTTGCATG TGGGAATGCGATCGAGCACTTGGCCAGCGGGGAGCATTGCAGGAGAGTGAAGAGGTTCATTGGGAAATATGGAGGTGGAATGGACCGTCTGGACTTGTTTAGAATTTCTGAGGCGGATTTTGATAAG TGGGAGAAGAAATGCAAGTCATTGAAGACTGTAGCCGCCAAATCGGGGTCTGTTGGACCTGTCATTGGACCATTGAATAATATCCACAATGAACTGAACCCTGACAATGTTAatagttttcttaaaaataaTGTCAGTTCTCTTAATTTTAGTGTAACAAACGATGTTGTGCCTTTACAAAGATATACGAATGAAAGAGATCAAATATCCTGTTCAGAATTATCTTCTATGTCTGAGATTGGTTCTTCTTCATGCTCGCTTGTGGATGCACAAGTGGGAGACATACCGGTCTTGAAGGTTTCAAAAG GTTGCATGATCGACCAACGTTCCTTCAACTCTCTTCACAGGGAATGCCCTTCTTATGGACCTTATTGCAATGGTTCT GTTCCCCCAGGAATATCAATAGCTATAGGAGAGAGCAAAACTCAGG GTTATCTCACGCAAATTTCTCATATTCCTCATAAAGGCACTGATGGAAATGTTCACACTGGAGCACCTCCTCCATGGTTTGATGTATCGCAAGGCAATCAGCTTGATTCTACTCGGAGACCAGAACCGGGCAACCTTATATCTCCTAAAATAGGAAAGTCATCAAGATTGAACCCAAAACGAGTTGGAGCTGCTTGGGCTGAGAGAAGAAAGCTCGAGTTGGAATTGGAAAAAAGAGGGGAGCCTTTGACTAACACTTTCAATGCTAATTGGCTTCCTAATTTTGGCAGAGTTTGGCAAGCCGGGACCAGAAAGGAATCTAGAAAAGAGTTCCAAATGGAGAATACATTGTCCTACAAGGAAGACGTTGAATCAGAGAATCGCATGCCATTACAGCCGTACATCAGTAAAAAAATG CGAAGAGACACGAGCTGA